The window TAGTAACTTCCTATGGTATGTCTATTAGATTCAATGAAAAAGATGTAAGAGATATGGGAAGAACAGCTGGAGGGGTTAAGGCTATAACATTAAAGCCAGGAGATAAGATAGTAGGAATGGACTTAATAGAAGAAGGAAAAGACCTACTAGTAATAAGTGAACGTGGATATGGTAAAAGAACTAAAATTTCTAGCTACAGAATTCAGACTAGAGGTGGAAAGGGCCTTAAGACTTATAATATAAAAGAAGATATAACAGGAAAACTAATAAGTGCCAAGATAGTAGATAAAGAAGATGAAGTTATGCTTATTAGTCTCTCTGGAACTATAATAAGATTAAAAGTATCTGATATCTCTAGAATGGGTAGAACTACACAAGGTGTTAGACTTATGAAAACAGATAAAGATGACAGAGTTGTTTCGGTGGCAAAGGTTATTGCAGAAGAAGAATAAAATATTACTATAAAAAGAGAGTTCATTTGAACTCTCTTTTTTATGTTTTAAATAAATTTAAATGGGTATAAAATATAATTAATTGTGTATTATTAATCATATTTTATTAATTAATATAAATATCACTTAAAAGTTTACATAGCTTATAAAATAATATACTATTATATTATTAGTAGTTTTTGTTAGTATACTAGTTCACTATATGTATAAGGAGGAGAACTTTATGTCTCTAGAAGTATCAAAAAAATATCAAGAAGAACAAAATGTATGGATAATAAAGCCAGTGGGAGAAGTTGATATATACACTTCAGAGGAATTTAAAACTTTGTTAGTACAAAGTATAGAGGAAAAAAAATCAGACTTAATAGTAGATGGAGAGAATCTAGATTATATAGACAGTACAGGACTAGGGGTGCTAATTAGTGCACTTAAAAAAGCAAAAGAATATGAAAAAAGTATTAGCATAATAAATATAAAGCCAAGCATAAAGAAACTATTTGAGTTAACAAGCTTAAATAAAGTATTTACTATTAAGGAGTGAGAATAGAAATGGTAGGAACTATAGAAACGGAAGGAAAAAAAGACGTCTTAAAATTTAGTATACCTAATAAGCCAGAATATGTTAGTGTAATTAGACTTACTACATCAGCTATAGCTAGTAGGATAGGATTTAATATAGATGAAATAGATGATATAAAGGTTTCAATAGGAGAAGCCTGTACAAATATAATAAAGCACGGATTAGAAGGAAAAGAAGAAAACTTTGATATAGAATATGTAGTTTCAACAGATAGATTAGATATTATATTAAGAGATAATGGAAAAGGTTTTGATACATCTATAATAGAAGAACCTGGTAGTGAAGAACTTAGAGAAAGTGGACTAGGTATATTTATAATAAAATCATTAATGGATGAAGTAGAAATAAATAGTAGTGAAGGAAGAGGGACTGAAATAAAAATGTCGAAAGTAAAAAATTCATAGTATAAAGGATGGTGACAATGATTACACCAGCGACTAACGACGATAGAGATAATGTGGAAGTAACAAAAACTGATAATAAAAAGTTATTTAAAATATATAGTGAAACAAGAGATACAAGTGTTAGAGAAGAACTAATATCAAGACACATGTATATAGCAGAAATATTGTCTAAGAAATATGCTAATAAGGGTATAGATTATGAGGATATATATCAAGTTGCATGTATAGGATTAATATATGCTGTAGATAGATTTGATATATCTAAAGGATATGAATTTTCGAGTTTTGCAACACCTACAATAATAGGTGAAATAAAAAAATACTTTAGAGATAAAGGATGGGCAATAAGAGTTCCTAGAAGGATTCAAGAACTTTCTCAAAAAGTAAATATAGCTAGGACTACTTTGAGTCAAGAGCTACAAAGAACACCAACAGTAGATGAATTGTCAGAGTATTTAGGGAGTACACCTGAAGAAGTATTAGAAGTTATGGAAGCAGGTAAAGTATATACCCCTCAATCTTTAGATACATCATTTGAATCTGATGGAGATGATAAAGAAATAACTTTAGCTGATTTAATAGGTGAGAATGATAAGCACTTTATGCAAATAGAAAACAATGACTTTTTATCAAAAGCAATTGCAAAGCTAAATGAAGTAGAAAAGAAAATAATACAAGATAGATACTTTAAAAAGAAAACTCAAGTAGATATAGCTAATGATTTGGGTATATCTCAAATGACCGTGTCCAGAATGGAAAAAAAGATTATAGGCAAGTTCAAAAAAGAGTTAGAAAAAATAAATGGCTAGATAGAGTCTAGCCATTTATTTTTTCTAACTCTTAATTTAACTTAAACTAGCAAAGATTCTTCTACTTTCTATAAATAAAAGTAATTTACTATACATATATTTATAGATATTAAAATAATTATTAAGATAAGTATCTTTTTAACAAATATTAAAGTATTATATATTTACATATCCTGTGTATCATAAATAAGTTTTTTAAAAAAGAAAATAACTGTTGACATTATATAATTCCACGTGATATATTAGAAAAGTTGCTTCTAGCAAATGTAATTAGA is drawn from Gottschalkia purinilytica and contains these coding sequences:
- a CDS encoding STAS domain-containing protein; the encoded protein is MSLEVSKKYQEEQNVWIIKPVGEVDIYTSEEFKTLLVQSIEEKKSDLIVDGENLDYIDSTGLGVLISALKKAKEYEKSISIINIKPSIKKLFELTSLNKVFTIKE
- a CDS encoding ATP-binding protein — translated: MVGTIETEGKKDVLKFSIPNKPEYVSVIRLTTSAIASRIGFNIDEIDDIKVSIGEACTNIIKHGLEGKEENFDIEYVVSTDRLDIILRDNGKGFDTSIIEEPGSEELRESGLGIFIIKSLMDEVEINSSEGRGTEIKMSKVKNS
- a CDS encoding SigB/SigF/SigG family RNA polymerase sigma factor, producing MITPATNDDRDNVEVTKTDNKKLFKIYSETRDTSVREELISRHMYIAEILSKKYANKGIDYEDIYQVACIGLIYAVDRFDISKGYEFSSFATPTIIGEIKKYFRDKGWAIRVPRRIQELSQKVNIARTTLSQELQRTPTVDELSEYLGSTPEEVLEVMEAGKVYTPQSLDTSFESDGDDKEITLADLIGENDKHFMQIENNDFLSKAIAKLNEVEKKIIQDRYFKKKTQVDIANDLGISQMTVSRMEKKIIGKFKKELEKING